A genomic window from Pyxidicoccus trucidator includes:
- a CDS encoding protein phosphatase 2C domain-containing protein, with protein MSLQKEGNQPSENEDAYAPRDVSLLEGTPLHVAVADGATESLFSGFWAGLLARAFSQGDVRDAGGLLSVLPTLQQQWHQHVGGKQLPWYAEEKLREGAFATLLGVRLGVGTWEALAVGDSCVFQLRQDALLASFPLAQSAAFGSTPFLLSTHVQQNGRVEPQVRTASGALREGDTLLLMTDALACWFLAEHERGNAPWKTLPAPGSEEGRAAFEALVARLRAEKAMRNDDVTLLQLTVRA; from the coding sequence GTGTCACTGCAGAAAGAGGGGAACCAGCCTTCCGAGAACGAGGACGCCTACGCGCCCCGGGACGTGAGCCTGCTCGAAGGCACGCCGCTCCACGTGGCTGTCGCCGACGGCGCGACGGAGAGCCTCTTCTCGGGCTTCTGGGCCGGGCTGCTGGCACGGGCCTTCTCCCAGGGTGACGTCCGGGATGCCGGGGGACTCCTCTCCGTCCTCCCCACGCTCCAGCAGCAGTGGCACCAGCACGTCGGCGGCAAGCAGCTGCCCTGGTACGCGGAGGAGAAGCTCCGCGAGGGCGCCTTCGCCACGCTCCTCGGCGTGCGGCTCGGGGTCGGAACCTGGGAGGCGTTAGCGGTGGGGGACTCCTGCGTGTTTCAACTGCGGCAGGACGCGCTGCTGGCCAGCTTCCCCCTGGCGCAGTCCGCCGCGTTCGGCTCGACGCCCTTCCTCCTCTCCACCCATGTCCAGCAGAACGGGCGCGTGGAGCCCCAGGTGCGCACGGCCTCGGGAGCGCTGCGGGAAGGGGACACGCTGTTGTTGATGACGGATGCACTGGCCTGCTGGTTCCTCGCGGAGCACGAGCGCGGCAACGCCCCGTGGAAGACGCTCCCGGCCCCAGGTTCGGAGGAGGGGAGGGCCGCGTTCGAGGCGCTCGTCGCCCGCCTGCGCGCGGAGAAGGCCATGCGCAACGACGACGTGACGCTCCTCCAGCTCACCGTGAGGGCGTGA
- a CDS encoding VWA domain-containing protein — translation MAYSAEINRTHPACILILIDQSGSMEEPFSGSQRRKADGVADVTNRLLQNLVVRCAREEGIRDYFHLGVLGYGAEVGPAFRGALAGRSLVPISEIGHAPARLEERTREREDGMGGLVREKVRFPVWFESVANGATPMCQALARATGIVGDWLRQHPEGFPPIVVNISDGQATDGDPTGIASELRGMRSADGSVLLLNVHLSARTQHPIQFPSTDAGLPDEHARLLFQLSSPLTPGMLSAAKEEGLTVTEGARGFVFNADIISLIKFLNIGTRPSNLR, via the coding sequence ATGGCTTACTCGGCGGAGATCAACCGCACGCACCCGGCATGCATCCTCATCCTCATCGACCAGTCCGGGTCCATGGAGGAGCCCTTCAGCGGCTCGCAGCGGCGCAAGGCGGACGGGGTGGCGGACGTCACCAACCGGCTGCTGCAGAACCTGGTGGTCCGGTGCGCCCGCGAGGAGGGCATCCGCGACTACTTCCACCTGGGCGTGCTGGGCTACGGCGCTGAGGTCGGCCCCGCCTTCCGGGGAGCACTGGCGGGCCGGAGCCTCGTCCCCATCAGCGAGATTGGCCACGCCCCGGCGCGGCTGGAGGAGCGCACGCGCGAGCGTGAGGACGGCATGGGCGGCCTGGTGCGCGAGAAGGTCCGCTTCCCCGTCTGGTTCGAGTCGGTGGCGAATGGCGCGACGCCCATGTGTCAGGCCCTGGCCCGCGCGACGGGCATTGTCGGTGACTGGCTGCGCCAGCATCCCGAGGGCTTCCCGCCCATCGTGGTGAACATCTCCGACGGACAGGCCACCGATGGAGACCCCACGGGCATCGCCTCCGAGCTTCGCGGGATGCGCAGCGCGGACGGCTCGGTGCTCCTGCTCAACGTGCACCTGTCGGCGCGCACGCAGCACCCCATCCAGTTCCCCAGCACGGACGCGGGCCTTCCGGACGAGCACGCCCGGCTCCTCTTCCAGCTCTCCAGCCCGCTCACGCCGGGCATGCTGTCGGCCGCGAAGGAGGAGGGGCTCACCGTCACCGAGGGCGCGCGGGGCTTCGTCTTCAACGCGGACATCATCTCGCTCATCAAGTTCCTGAACATCGGGACGCGCCCCAGCAACCTCCGCTAG
- a CDS encoding DNA polymerase domain-containing protein, whose protein sequence is MEDEWLWGWDPTPGIVSVWAEPDGRAFVWRRLPGTVGLVREDVRFRPWLLLSSLEDLAHLGSRLRTEREGPAPNRVTWEELEGPGALRYLVRAEDGRALAGAVLHGASRRLGRPFGHLRDLDANTALSLPPEEQYLIATGRTYFRDLGFHELHRLQFDLETTGLDPDRDRIFLVALRDPAGGTEVLDAHGDDDAAEADLLRRLMERIRFHDPDVIENHNLHGFDLPFLARRAKVLDVPLGLGRAGSPGLRQRPASRGAVVGRGRSDAMRRSRYTVPGRELIDTLDAVLRHDFSARDLPGHGLKVVAKHLGLAGPEREHIPGPKVYEVFQKDPERVRRYARDDVHEAAGLARLLGGAAFALARMAPRRYERLADAGPATGVLDPLLVRAYLRAGAALPAHEEGDGTSHSGAALHLFATGVARHVVKADVASLYPSLMRQYRIGPRRDRLGVLLALVDRLVDQRLEAKAKAKAAAPGSPERHTHEALSAAMKIVVNSAYGYLGAVGLTRFADVHAANEVTRHGREVLGLLCRELARRGVTLLEADTDGVYFAVPDDWRELDERRVVSEVAALLPPRVKLEFDGRYAAMLSHEPKNYALQPYDGPLVLRGVAFRSSRAEPFGEEFLRRALRCLLEGDIPGVREAYVSTVMALRRRQVPTFDVSSRVRLTKSPSQYHALRERRRELSYEAMLAGGRKDWAVGERVRVYRAVGGRAGLLPDPEDDRDAGSAADPRDYDTEYYVRLLRETFAARLVRALAPEDFATVFDDPGQPSLFAPLLSKARPVLTVLREPQAEDAGDTAG, encoded by the coding sequence ATGGAGGATGAGTGGTTGTGGGGCTGGGACCCGACTCCGGGCATCGTCTCGGTGTGGGCGGAGCCGGACGGTCGGGCCTTCGTGTGGCGGCGGCTGCCCGGGACGGTCGGGCTGGTGCGCGAGGACGTGCGCTTCCGGCCCTGGCTCCTCCTGTCCTCGCTGGAAGACCTCGCGCACCTGGGGTCCCGGCTCCGCACCGAGCGGGAAGGCCCCGCGCCGAACCGCGTGACGTGGGAGGAGCTGGAGGGGCCCGGCGCGCTCCGCTACCTCGTCCGCGCGGAGGACGGGCGCGCGCTGGCGGGGGCCGTGCTGCACGGGGCCTCGCGGCGGCTGGGGCGGCCCTTCGGGCACCTGCGGGACCTCGACGCCAACACCGCGCTCTCGCTGCCGCCGGAGGAGCAGTACCTCATCGCCACCGGGCGCACGTACTTCCGCGACCTGGGCTTCCATGAACTGCACCGGCTCCAGTTCGACCTGGAGACGACGGGGCTTGACCCCGACAGGGACCGCATCTTCCTGGTGGCGCTCCGAGACCCGGCGGGAGGCACGGAGGTGCTCGACGCGCACGGGGACGACGATGCCGCCGAGGCCGACCTCCTCCGGCGGTTGATGGAGCGCATCCGCTTCCACGACCCGGACGTCATCGAGAACCACAACCTGCACGGCTTCGACCTGCCCTTCCTCGCGCGCAGGGCGAAGGTGCTCGACGTGCCGCTCGGGCTGGGCCGCGCCGGCTCGCCGGGGCTGCGGCAGCGTCCGGCCTCGCGAGGGGCCGTCGTGGGGCGAGGCCGCTCGGACGCCATGCGCCGCAGCCGCTACACGGTGCCGGGCCGCGAGCTCATCGACACGCTGGACGCGGTGCTGCGGCACGACTTCTCCGCGCGCGATTTGCCGGGCCACGGCCTCAAGGTCGTCGCGAAGCACCTCGGCCTCGCCGGGCCGGAGCGGGAGCACATCCCTGGCCCGAAGGTGTACGAGGTCTTCCAGAAAGACCCCGAGCGGGTGCGGCGCTATGCCCGCGACGACGTGCACGAAGCCGCGGGCCTCGCGCGCCTGCTGGGCGGGGCCGCCTTCGCGCTGGCCCGAATGGCGCCGCGCCGCTACGAGCGCCTCGCGGATGCGGGGCCCGCCACGGGCGTGCTGGACCCGCTGCTGGTGCGCGCCTACCTCCGGGCGGGGGCGGCGCTGCCCGCGCACGAGGAGGGAGACGGCACGTCCCACAGCGGCGCGGCGCTGCACCTGTTCGCCACCGGAGTCGCCCGTCACGTGGTGAAGGCGGACGTCGCGAGCCTCTACCCCTCGCTGATGCGCCAGTACCGCATCGGCCCGCGCAGGGACAGGCTCGGCGTGCTGCTCGCGCTGGTGGACCGGCTGGTGGACCAGCGGCTGGAGGCGAAAGCCAAGGCGAAGGCGGCGGCGCCCGGCTCTCCGGAGCGGCACACCCACGAGGCGCTCTCCGCGGCGATGAAGATTGTCGTCAACTCCGCCTATGGCTACCTGGGCGCGGTGGGGCTCACGCGCTTCGCGGACGTCCACGCCGCCAACGAGGTGACGCGGCACGGGCGCGAGGTGCTGGGGCTGCTGTGCCGGGAGCTGGCGCGGCGGGGCGTCACGCTGCTGGAGGCCGACACGGACGGCGTGTACTTCGCGGTGCCGGACGACTGGCGCGAGCTGGACGAGCGGCGCGTGGTCTCCGAGGTCGCCGCGCTGCTCCCGCCCCGCGTCAAGCTGGAGTTCGACGGGCGCTACGCGGCGATGCTCTCGCACGAGCCGAAGAACTACGCGCTCCAGCCCTACGACGGGCCCCTCGTCCTGCGAGGCGTGGCCTTCCGCTCCAGCCGGGCGGAGCCCTTCGGCGAGGAATTCCTGCGCCGGGCGCTGCGCTGCCTCCTCGAAGGGGACATCCCTGGCGTGCGCGAGGCCTATGTCTCGACGGTGATGGCGCTGCGTCGCAGGCAGGTCCCCACCTTCGACGTGTCGTCGCGGGTGCGGTTGACCAAGAGCCCGTCGCAGTACCACGCCCTCCGCGAGCGTCGGCGCGAGCTGTCCTACGAGGCGATGCTGGCGGGCGGGCGGAAGGACTGGGCCGTGGGCGAGCGCGTGCGGGTGTACCGCGCGGTAGGCGGACGCGCGGGCCTGTTACCCGACCCGGAGGACGACCGTGACGCCGGCAGCGCGGCAGACCCACGCGACTACGACACCGAATACTACGTGCGGCTGCTGCGGGAGACCTTCGCCGCCCGGCTGGTGCGTGCGCTGGCGCCTGAGGACTTCGCGACGGTGTTCGACGACCCTGGCCAGCCCTCCCTCTTCGCGCCACTCCTCTCGAAGGCCCGGCCGGTGCTCACGGTGCTGCGGGAGCCGCAAGCGGAGGACGCCGGAGACACGGCCGGATGA
- a CDS encoding helix-turn-helix transcriptional regulator — MQRTERLFALAEYLRGRRTGVTAETLAERFGVTIRTIYRDLDALRAAAMPLAAERGRGGGYALDRSYSLPPVNFTAREAALIVALGRFAIDMRLLPFTDTLESALDKVRSALSTSAQRELLTRLKELSFLGVPALPARKAVREAIERAWFEQQPLRITYVDGNYLETTRDVRVMSVIMDRHETRIDCVELGKGKEERRPFRLDRITQAEVLRGTP; from the coding sequence ATGCAGCGCACCGAGCGACTCTTCGCCCTCGCCGAGTACCTCCGGGGTCGCCGCACGGGAGTCACCGCGGAGACGCTGGCCGAGCGCTTCGGTGTCACCATCCGGACGATTTATCGGGACCTGGATGCGCTGCGCGCCGCCGCCATGCCGCTGGCCGCCGAGCGCGGGCGCGGGGGTGGCTATGCGCTGGACCGCAGCTATAGCCTTCCCCCCGTGAATTTCACTGCTCGCGAGGCCGCGCTCATCGTGGCGCTGGGGCGCTTTGCCATCGACATGCGCCTGCTGCCGTTCACCGACACGCTGGAGTCCGCGCTCGACAAGGTGCGCTCCGCGCTGTCCACGTCCGCGCAGCGAGAGCTGCTCACGCGGCTGAAGGAGCTGTCGTTCCTCGGCGTGCCGGCGCTCCCCGCCCGGAAGGCCGTGCGCGAGGCCATCGAGCGCGCGTGGTTCGAGCAGCAGCCGCTCCGCATCACCTACGTCGACGGGAACTACCTGGAGACGACGCGCGACGTCCGCGTCATGTCCGTCATCATGGACCGGCACGAGACACGGATTGACTGCGTCGAGCTGGGAAAGGGCAAGGAGGAGCGCCGCCCCTTCCGGTTGGACCGCATCACCCAGGCCGAGGTGCTGCGCGGCACGCCCTGA
- a CDS encoding TetR/AcrR family transcriptional regulator: MKSAAPLAPRRKPRQSRAQATCDVIVTATAQVLVKDGYDAVSTNHVARVAGVSVGSVYQYFSSKEALVMAVMERYRAAGLAELEEGISKMSGATLREALRLLIRQVLASKAANPRLHQVLVEQLPRMRQFQQVDPYAVRILRVVRSFLEPHARELRPRDLDMATFIIVSTVESLTHVALTDRPEYLTREAFVDELCALVLGYLQPEQEAARRGGRTRADGLPPARRPRADAPVARKARSSGKR, translated from the coding sequence ATGAAGTCCGCAGCCCCGCTCGCCCCTCGGAGGAAGCCGCGCCAGTCCCGCGCGCAGGCGACGTGCGATGTCATCGTCACGGCGACCGCTCAGGTTCTGGTCAAGGATGGCTACGACGCCGTGAGCACCAACCACGTCGCGCGCGTGGCCGGGGTGAGCGTGGGCTCGGTGTACCAGTACTTCTCCAGCAAGGAGGCGCTGGTGATGGCGGTGATGGAGCGCTACCGGGCCGCGGGCCTCGCCGAACTGGAGGAGGGCATCTCCAAGATGTCGGGAGCGACGCTGCGCGAAGCGCTCCGGCTGCTCATCCGTCAGGTGCTCGCGAGCAAGGCCGCCAACCCGCGGCTGCACCAGGTGCTGGTGGAGCAGCTGCCCCGGATGCGGCAGTTCCAGCAGGTGGACCCCTACGCCGTGCGAATCCTCCGGGTGGTGCGGTCCTTCCTGGAGCCCCACGCGCGAGAGCTCCGGCCGCGTGATTTGGACATGGCCACCTTCATCATCGTCAGCACCGTGGAGTCCCTCACCCACGTGGCGCTGACGGACCGTCCCGAGTACCTCACCCGCGAGGCCTTCGTGGACGAGCTGTGCGCGCTGGTGCTCGGCTACCTCCAGCCGGAGCAGGAGGCCGCGCGGCGCGGCGGGCGCACTCGCGCGGATGGACTGCCTCCGGCACGCAGGCCCCGGGCGGATGCTCCCGTGGCTCGCAAGGCCCGGTCGTCCGGCAAGCGGTAG
- a CDS encoding SDR family NAD(P)-dependent oxidoreductase produces MTTSTSLAPAALFSHGRRALITGASGGIGESFARLLAARGMDLVLVARSEDKLRALAAELSQAHGIRAEVLATDLSRPGAPRELHAACEARGLPVDLLINNAGFGSHGPFEANSFEREHEQVMLNVTALVDLTHLFLPAMLSRGAGGVLNVASIAGYQPVPYMAVYAATKAFVLSFTEALWGETRERGVRVLALCPGPVETGFFDAVGSRDVAVGPMATPEQVAALGLRALEQGRASVVPGWRNRFQSALPRFLPRTLIVQVAAKMMKPRAPVTPVLAPSASPARR; encoded by the coding sequence ATGACCACTTCGACTTCCCTGGCTCCCGCAGCACTCTTCTCTCACGGCCGCCGTGCCCTCATCACCGGCGCCTCTGGCGGCATTGGCGAGTCCTTCGCCCGACTCCTCGCCGCCCGTGGCATGGACCTGGTCCTGGTGGCGCGCTCGGAGGACAAGCTGCGCGCCCTGGCCGCGGAGCTGTCCCAGGCACATGGCATCCGCGCGGAGGTGCTGGCCACGGACCTCAGCCGCCCCGGTGCCCCACGCGAGCTCCATGCCGCGTGCGAGGCGCGCGGCCTTCCGGTGGACCTGCTCATCAACAACGCGGGCTTCGGCTCGCATGGCCCCTTCGAGGCCAACTCCTTCGAGCGGGAGCATGAGCAGGTGATGCTCAACGTCACCGCGCTGGTGGACCTCACGCACCTGTTCCTGCCCGCCATGCTGTCGCGCGGAGCGGGCGGCGTGCTCAACGTCGCCTCCATCGCCGGCTACCAGCCGGTGCCGTACATGGCCGTCTACGCCGCGACCAAGGCGTTCGTACTCTCCTTCACCGAGGCGCTATGGGGAGAGACGCGGGAGCGCGGCGTGCGGGTGCTCGCGCTGTGCCCGGGGCCGGTGGAGACGGGCTTCTTCGACGCCGTGGGCTCTCGCGACGTGGCGGTGGGCCCCATGGCCACGCCCGAGCAGGTGGCGGCGCTGGGACTGCGCGCGCTGGAGCAGGGCCGCGCTTCCGTCGTACCCGGCTGGCGCAACCGCTTCCAGTCGGCACTTCCCCGCTTCCTGCCCCGGACCCTCATCGTCCAGGTGGCAGCGAAGATGATGAAGCCCCGCGCGCCCGTGACGCCGGTGCTGGCTCCGAGTGCCAGCCCTGCGCGCAGGTAG
- a CDS encoding cold-shock protein, whose product MATGTVKWFNDSKGFGFIAQDNGGPDVFCHHSAIQSDGFRTLAEGQKVEFEAKKGPKGLQAENVRIVG is encoded by the coding sequence ATGGCGACTGGTACCGTGAAGTGGTTCAACGACTCGAAGGGCTTTGGGTTCATCGCCCAGGACAACGGCGGCCCTGACGTGTTCTGCCACCACTCCGCTATCCAATCGGATGGGTTCCGGACCCTGGCCGAGGGCCAGAAGGTGGAGTTCGAGGCGAAGAAGGGCCCCAAGGGCCTCCAGGCCGAGAACGTCCGCATCGTTGGCTGA
- a CDS encoding VOC family protein: MHHSRLCAFVIDCKVDDLDAATDFWSRALGRPANPPVQDSPTYRDLKTGDGEPMLLLQTVAHPSRIHLDIETDDLDAEVKRLEALGAKRVEFVKRWWVMEAPTGQRFCVVRPQRGPLEGRANVWGDEGDRHPPRAGVPGLMPTTKT; the protein is encoded by the coding sequence ATGCACCACAGCCGGCTCTGCGCATTCGTGATTGATTGCAAGGTGGACGACCTGGACGCCGCCACCGACTTCTGGAGCCGCGCCCTGGGCCGGCCCGCCAACCCACCCGTCCAGGACAGCCCCACCTACCGGGATTTGAAGACGGGGGACGGGGAGCCGATGCTGCTGCTGCAGACGGTGGCGCACCCCAGCCGCATCCACCTGGACATCGAGACGGATGACCTCGACGCCGAGGTGAAGCGGCTGGAGGCGCTGGGCGCGAAGCGCGTGGAGTTCGTCAAGCGCTGGTGGGTCATGGAAGCGCCCACCGGTCAGCGCTTCTGCGTCGTCCGTCCCCAGCGGGGACCGCTCGAAGGACGGGCGAACGTGTGGGGCGACGAGGGCGACAGACACCCTCCAAGGGCGGGTGTTCCCGGACTCATGCCTACGACGAAGACGTAG
- a CDS encoding PLP-dependent aminotransferase family protein, giving the protein MAAPSLVLDASTGAPLHAQLAEALRGAILAGRLAPGTRLSSTRALAEQLDVSRNTVLNAFARLLAEGYLVGHTGSGTYVARELPERLLAVRHAPAAPTPARHVDPRALSKRGAAVASVPPLAAPAEGMAPGRMAFRMGVPALDAFPSELWGRLLHNRWQRSWRDLLSHIPAAGHLPLRRAVADYLATARGVRCVPEQVLIVNGTQQALSLTAQVLLDVGDAAWVEDPGYSPAHGALIAAGATRVPVPVDAEGLDVEAGLRLAPHARLAIVTPAHQFPLGVVMSERRRRALLAWAAREEAWVLEDDYDSEFRYVGRPPPALQGLTAEARVLYTGTFSKVLSPALRLGYLVVPESLVDAFSTARVFVDRHSASLEQAVLTDFITQGHFSRHVRRMRVLYAARQEALVEAARRELRGLVDVSPLHTGMHLVGWLPEGVDDRAASAKAAQAGLQAFALSAFQLQGRPRGALLLGYACVPEEELAEGVSRLARALR; this is encoded by the coding sequence ATGGCGGCCCCGTCCCTCGTGCTCGACGCGTCCACCGGGGCGCCGCTGCACGCACAGCTCGCGGAGGCGCTGCGCGGGGCCATCCTCGCGGGACGGCTGGCGCCGGGCACCCGCCTGTCGTCGACGCGCGCGCTGGCGGAGCAGCTCGACGTGTCCCGCAACACCGTGCTGAATGCCTTCGCGCGGCTGCTGGCCGAGGGCTACCTCGTGGGCCACACGGGCTCGGGGACGTACGTGGCCCGCGAGCTGCCGGAGCGGTTGCTCGCCGTCCGGCACGCGCCCGCCGCCCCCACGCCCGCGCGTCACGTGGACCCGCGCGCGCTGTCGAAGCGCGGCGCGGCGGTGGCCTCGGTGCCTCCGCTGGCGGCGCCCGCGGAGGGCATGGCGCCGGGCCGGATGGCCTTCCGGATGGGAGTGCCCGCGCTGGACGCCTTCCCCAGCGAGCTGTGGGGCCGGCTGCTCCACAACCGCTGGCAGCGCTCGTGGCGGGACTTGCTGAGCCACATCCCGGCGGCGGGCCACCTGCCCCTGCGCCGCGCCGTCGCGGACTACCTGGCCACCGCGCGCGGCGTGCGCTGTGTCCCGGAGCAGGTGCTCATCGTCAATGGCACCCAGCAGGCCCTGAGCCTGACCGCGCAGGTGCTGCTGGACGTGGGCGACGCCGCATGGGTGGAGGACCCGGGCTACTCCCCCGCGCATGGCGCGCTCATCGCGGCGGGAGCCACGCGCGTCCCCGTGCCGGTGGACGCGGAGGGCCTGGACGTGGAGGCGGGGCTCCGGCTGGCCCCGCACGCACGGCTCGCCATCGTCACGCCGGCCCACCAGTTCCCCCTGGGCGTGGTCATGAGCGAGCGGCGCCGCCGGGCGCTGCTGGCGTGGGCGGCGCGCGAGGAGGCGTGGGTGCTGGAGGACGACTACGACAGCGAGTTCCGCTACGTGGGCCGGCCCCCGCCCGCGCTCCAGGGGCTCACCGCGGAGGCCCGCGTCCTCTACACCGGCACCTTCAGCAAGGTGCTGTCCCCCGCCCTGCGGCTGGGCTACCTCGTGGTGCCCGAGTCCCTGGTGGACGCCTTCAGCACCGCCCGCGTGTTCGTGGACCGCCACTCCGCCAGCCTGGAGCAGGCGGTGCTCACGGACTTCATCACCCAGGGCCACTTCAGCCGCCACGTGCGGCGCATGCGCGTGCTCTATGCCGCCCGGCAGGAAGCGCTCGTCGAGGCCGCCCGGCGCGAGCTGCGGGGACTGGTGGACGTCAGCCCGCTCCACACGGGAATGCACCTGGTGGGCTGGCTCCCCGAGGGCGTGGATGACCGCGCCGCTTCCGCGAAGGCAGCCCAGGCGGGACTCCAGGCGTTTGCCCTGTCGGCGTTCCAGCTCCAGGGACGGCCGCGAGGCGCGCTGCTGCTCGGCTACGCGTGCGTCCCGGAGGAGGAGCTGGCCGAGGGGGTGTCGAGGCTCGCGCGGGCCCTGCGCTGA
- a CDS encoding carboxymuconolactone decarboxylase family protein, with protein MEAQRFDTGKVASGAYKAMLGLERYLHECGLETKLLHLLKLRASQLNGCAYCIDMHWKDLRAAGESEQRLYGLDAWEESPYYSDRERAALAWTEAVTRLSEGHVPEAVYRAVQPHFSEKELADLTVAVATINAWNRLAIAARTPPGTYQPPAGAR; from the coding sequence ATGGAAGCACAGCGTTTCGACACGGGGAAGGTCGCCTCGGGTGCGTACAAGGCGATGCTGGGGCTGGAGCGGTACCTGCACGAGTGCGGGCTGGAGACGAAGCTCCTCCACCTCCTCAAGCTGCGCGCCTCGCAGCTCAATGGGTGCGCGTACTGCATCGACATGCACTGGAAGGATTTGCGCGCCGCCGGTGAGTCGGAGCAGCGGCTGTACGGGCTGGATGCGTGGGAGGAGAGCCCGTACTACTCGGACCGCGAGCGCGCGGCGCTGGCGTGGACGGAGGCCGTCACCCGGCTCTCCGAGGGCCATGTGCCGGAGGCCGTGTACCGCGCCGTGCAGCCGCACTTCTCCGAGAAGGAGCTGGCCGACCTCACCGTCGCGGTGGCCACCATCAACGCGTGGAACCGCCTGGCCATCGCCGCGCGGACTCCGCCGGGCACGTACCAGCCACCGGCCGGGGCCAGGTAG
- a CDS encoding pirin family protein: MRTLSPSGGAQALPRERTVGALWPAKSTELVGEARVLRALPRVELRRVGPFVFCDHFGPVPASREVLDVPPHPHVGLQTVTYLFSGAIRHRDSLGTVQDIRPGDVNWMTAGRGIVHAEEVDAGPGARPLHGVQTWVALPQEYRRIEPSFTHVPAEQLPLVERDGARVRVIAGRLEDAVSPVATFQSLTYLDVELSPNAEVSLPVHAAHALALYVAEGTVSVGGTEVARGVLAHLDDDAPLLSLHSKGGARLLVLGGTPLPDPLVIWWNFVVESVAEGRARYADWEAGRFPSLAP, from the coding sequence ATGCGAACCCTTTCACCCTCCGGCGGCGCCCAGGCGCTGCCGAGAGAGCGCACGGTGGGGGCCCTGTGGCCCGCGAAGTCCACGGAGCTGGTCGGCGAGGCCCGCGTCCTGCGAGCGCTGCCCCGGGTGGAGCTGCGCCGGGTGGGGCCCTTCGTCTTCTGCGACCACTTCGGCCCGGTGCCCGCGTCGCGCGAGGTGCTGGACGTGCCGCCGCACCCGCACGTGGGCCTGCAGACGGTGACGTACCTCTTCTCCGGCGCCATCCGGCATCGCGACTCCCTGGGGACGGTGCAGGACATCCGCCCGGGGGACGTGAATTGGATGACCGCCGGGCGTGGCATCGTCCACGCGGAGGAGGTGGACGCCGGCCCGGGGGCGAGGCCGCTGCACGGGGTGCAGACCTGGGTGGCCCTGCCCCAGGAGTACCGGCGGATTGAGCCCTCCTTCACGCACGTCCCGGCCGAGCAGCTTCCACTCGTGGAGCGGGACGGCGCGCGGGTGCGCGTCATCGCCGGAAGGCTGGAGGACGCGGTGTCGCCCGTGGCCACCTTCCAGTCGCTCACGTACCTGGACGTGGAGCTGTCCCCGAACGCGGAGGTGTCGCTGCCCGTGCACGCCGCGCATGCGCTCGCGCTGTACGTGGCCGAAGGCACGGTGTCGGTGGGCGGCACGGAGGTGGCGCGCGGCGTCCTGGCGCACCTGGACGACGACGCCCCCCTGTTGTCGCTGCACTCGAAGGGGGGCGCGCGGCTGCTGGTGCTCGGGGGCACGCCGCTGCCGGACCCGCTGGTCATCTGGTGGAACTTCGTGGTGGAGAGCGTGGCGGAGGGACGGGCGCGCTACGCGGACTGGGAGGCGGGACGCTTCCCCTCGCTCGCGCCCTGA